In Barnesiella propionica, the sequence TTTGTTGATAGAGAAAAATATATCCAGGAGAAATATGCCGATAAGGCTGTCCCTTATACTGTAGTAATAGGAAATGATGTATGGATTGGAGATAATGTTACGATTATGGGAGGAGTATGTATTGGTGATGGAGCTGTAATTGCAACAGGTGCAGTTGTTACGAAGGATATATTACCTTATGAAGTCGTGGGAGGAATTCCTGCGAGACATATGTCTTTTAGATTTGATAAACCTATGATTGATTTTTTATTGAATCTCAAATGGTGGGATAAACCTCAGCAATGGATTGAGGAACATGCCGATCTTTTTTCTGATGTAAGAAATTTTAAAACCAAAATAAAGTTATGAGTATAT encodes:
- a CDS encoding CatB-related O-acetyltransferase, whose product is MGLLFGRILNKVKIVIRIQRLKKRYVFVAKKSSVDTDSFFEGYNKIAFRTTIYKSVIGFGSYIGNNSSVICAKIGKYCSVGEYLRIVYTHHPYKECISTHPAFYSRRYFLSFVDREKYIQEKYADKAVPYTVVIGNDVWIGDNVTIMGGVCIGDGAVIATGAVVTKDILPYEVVGGIPARHMSFRFDKPMIDFLLNLKWWDKPQQWIEEHADLFSDVRNFKTKIKL